TTTCCCCCCTCAAATTTTTCAAGCTCTAGACGAAAGTTTTGGATACAATTCCTCCGATATCTACTGTATATAAAACTAAGAGGATAGATAATGTGCATCCCACATGTATGAACACCGGCACAAGGTTCATTGGAGGGCAGCAAACTGATTTTCGACTTGTGAAACACTCTGGGCAATGCGATGGCTGGCATCCATAAGTGACCTGAGTGGATGATGGATTTTCAGAAAGCAACGAGTCGGAAACGGGTTATGTGGGCTGAAGCAGAGAATGGGTGTCGTAACCATGGATGGCTTGAGCCTTGAGACTTATTCATACTAGGGATTTTTGAGCGACTCACAAGAGGTTAAATGTTTAGCTTCTCCTCCCTTCAAGTCACCTGAGATGTCACAGAGGTGCGGGGATGGGGTGGGTTCATTCTTATACGGATGTTTTTACCAAATTGAGAGACGGACGGCAGCTGTAAATAAAATTTAGACTTGACCAATCAAAAATTCCGAATTAACTTCCGGGACTTGCTAGCATTTTCTATATATGTGATTCCATTTTGCAACCTAGAAATTCATATTGCCCTTAATTCGCATGCAAATGTCACGATTTTATATTCAAAATCTCCATTAAGAATTCAATTTCTATCTATTATTCAATTTTGGGACttagaaaattcataaaaaatacttgtgAAGGTCAACTTGCAAAATTTCTATCTATTATTCAATTTCATATCATTTTTGTACTCCCTCAACTTGTAAAATTTATAGTTGGGACTTTTCAAAGACTATCGAATCACTTGAGGCAAGAACACTTTAAATACTAGAAATCTACGTCGGGACTGGTATGGATGAAGTACGATGCAGCTCCCCAAATCAATAGTGCGAAAAAAGTAGCAGCAGTCACCTAAACTCAAATCTCAAAACTCAAACTAGTGGCAACTGAAAGAATGAATCAAATGAAGACTAAAATGTCCGTTACAAACGACCGGTTTCAGCCAATATAATTGGACTTCGATCAATATTCTAAACTAGACCACCTAATTTTGGTCACCTTTCATTGTGGAGAAAATTCTTCTGGTGGTTCATCAACTGAAGGTGACGATGATCCAAAATCAAGGGCAGGGTAGACGCCAGGTGGCCTTTCTCGAGGTTTAATTGACAGCAATTGGCTAGAGTCACCAACGACATCTGCCCACCCGTAATGCGGCTCAGCCCTTCATCAAAAAGTGAAAGATCAAAATTACTTTTACAGTACGAGCAATACCAGAAGATGTAAtctaaattatttaaatttggtTCCCCTGAAATCCTTTTTGACTGCTTCAACATACTATATGCAGACAGAACCAGAACCAACTCCAGACTCTTACTCGTAATAGGTCTCCTCATCCACAACAATATCCCAGCTTTCCCCTGTCGTGCTTTTCCCATATTTGTGCACCTTACTGCAAAGAGAGGGCAAGTTAACTTGTCAAAGAAAAACCAGAACAATAGATGACAATGCAGTTCGGCAAATTTATTTCCTTCCGTACCCATTTCCAAAGTGCTCTTCTCCCCATGTCCTTGACCAACCTAGACATGAGAGAACAAAAACAGAGTTACATCAGATTAAACTATTGAAAAGTTGAATGAACATGGAGATCTGAATAATTGGAACATATTCAAGACATTGTATATGTTTGCCGCATGGTATACTAGTTACCCAAGGAAACAACTAAAGGCAAACAAATTTTGTGTTAATCATAGTTCAAGGTGCTTGCACATACGTTCACCACTTGGAGATACATGCCATGTCTCCCCTTGTCGCGAACCTATTCCAGCAAAGAACTTCTCTTCCCACTTGTCTCCCCATTTGGTTCCAAGTTCAGTCTCAGCCCATTTATCAGTCCTGAAAATTATACGTCCAGCGTATATCAACAACTAGATACTTTTTAGCTGCTGTATTGTTCCTCATGCTTTTAACTGTAAATGGCCAAAATGATGATACCAGATGACaaacgaatttctgaatttaaGAGGAAGGTGAAACAAtgaagacttttttttttgttttaatatgaACAGATGAAGAAGTAAATCAAGTCAGTTAGAAAAAACCATTTGAGAACAGATCCCCTTCCATCATAATGCTCTCCCCACTTCTCCCACCAAGACTGCTCATTAAGTCTACCATATTTGTGTGCTCCTTTCTCGGTCCAGCCTTTAGCATCATATTTCTCCCACCTGCATCCAAATTATAGGTAAAAACTGTCAATGCATTTTATCTATTTCATCAGTTATTTCGTGCATTATAATGtgaataaaaattgaattaacAACAAACCGTACTTTAGCTTACCATTTCTCATACCATCCAGCATTTTCCGAGCCTGATTTTGCTTGTTTCTGTGCACTTCTCTCAATCCTTGCTAAATTACTGTGCTTACAAAGTTGCAGCATTAATTTATATTGGGAAAACAATGAAGCAAGGAGAAGGTCAAGaactacaaattttaaaaagttcTATAACTACCGCATACTTAGTAAGGGTTAAAAGTAATTCTCTAAAACTTAATCAAATAGAGATAAAATAAAGACCTCCATTCATCTTGATGAATAACTTCTTGCCATGTTTCCCACCACGAATCCCCTTCAGCATTTCTACCAGATTTCTCCACACCTATGAAAAGATAATAGATGCGAATTATGCATCCCTATCCGTACCCATACCCATGATACAGTAGTGAAATTAGTTGAAAGACTAGTGACTGTAAAAGTATACAGGACAGAACACTGTCTTTAAAAACAGATATTGATTAATTAATCCAGTATGTAGTGAATGATTGCCGCTCAATGCCCTTTGATATTTGTGCAAGTTTGCCACAGCAGTGGGAAGTGTTGAGTTAAAAAATTTCTAGGAACAAGGATGAATACTGAACCTACAAAGACTTGTGCCGACAAGTTTACTTATTAGAAGACCTTAAAGGTTTTATATCACAGCAAAAACCTTATTTTCCATCTATAAAAATGAATGTGTTGCTTTGTTTACGTCGAGTTACTCTGAGGATTGTGGTTTTATTCAGGAAAATGAAGAATCTAAGATATCTAATTCATTGAAATTACATAGTGACGGGCATGGTTAGTGATATCCAGCAGTTGAAGatgaagagaaggaagaagtaTACCTAGCTCTTTGTATCCAGTCCAGTCACTTTTCTCCCACCACTGTCAATGAGATCAACAAATCCAATTAAATGCATCCACCTGGGATGATACTCAACGGGGTTATAAAGACAAGTCAATGCAGCAAGGGACTTAGAATATGAGGCTAATTTACGGGTAGAAGGATGTCCAAGTCCCCCTCTACTTGTTTAAGGCTTTTGAGTATGAAATATAAGGCGCCTTGGTAGTACAATCCTAGAACTCAGTGATAATTATCACTAAAGTAAACAAAATGACAGTGAAGAAGGATAGTCAAGTCATACATGGCAGAGTTAAAAATGCAAAATAATTATGATAAATTCTGATATATACCGTTTCTTTCCATTGTGAAGAAGCGTCGTGGGAGGTACCACCCATCCTTGTCCACCTACATCTGTAGCCATTGTTGCCAAGGTCCTCGCCACTTTCGCGGTACCAAGTAGTGCCATCTTCATTGGTGCCAGACTCATTTACATTTTCGTTTAACAAGCTGATGCCCCACTCCTTCTCATTGGCAATGCCAGTATCTatcaaaaataccaaacaccaCAATAATTCTCAATGATAAATCAAATATGTTACTAATTACCTACCAATACCATCCATGAAGCCAATGATGGTATATTACCATCTTAAAGTAAGTAGAATGATTGATAGAATAACCTCTTTTCGGAGGACTGTCGCGAGATTGTGGACCAGAGTTTCTTGGGGTACAGCGAGGGTAGTATTTCTCTTGTTTGGACAGGAAGCGAGATCTGCAGTAAAATACAAAAGAGCCAAATAATTATAAACACCAAAAGCCAACTAGTTTAAACCCTAAAACAATACCAGACAAACAAGAGAATGGAATTGAAATATTCCTTGGTAAATTGCAAATTCTAATGCAACGTACTGAgcaggagaagaagaggaagacgaAGCAAAGAAGGGCAATGCGGCGGAGACTGGGACTCCAGCAGCTCTCTGAGCCCTTTTCTTGGAATCGAAGCGCCACTCTTCCGCCTTGTCGAGGCTCTTTCCGGAGCGGATCGGAACGACGGAGTCGGAGCAGCAGCAAGTGATTCGAGTGACTGCGGGTGGGTCAGCCATGGGAAGGCTAAGTCTTCTCCTCCGCTTTCTGATATCCCGCAGGCGGGCGGCATTAGTAGCAGTAGAAGGGAGGGGGTGGGGATCGAAAGCGAGGCGGAGGCGGGTGAGCTTGAAATCAGGCGGAGAAGCGAAGCCTCTGGAAGTGGCCGCCATTGCGCTTACAAAAATGCCATCCGAATGAATCCCAAGCGGAGGAGACGGAGACGGAGACTGAGAGACtagtctttctctctctctatgggtttgggttttggtttaattaaattaattaattaatgaggGTGGGAGTAGTGATGGGTTACTGGTTAATATGTAAAGAAAGAAATaagggaagggaagggaagggaagAAGGGAGGGGGAGAGAGGGGGGCCAATGAGAGCAACAGAGAGAATTTCGGGCGAATCTTTGTTTAGCGACATTTGAAAGTTGACTGATTGAATGAGGCAGAAGAACAAACAAGGAAGGAGGAGGGAATCGGAAGGCCTCGCCACTTTCTATTCTCTTCTCTTTTCTGTGAATCAACCTTCCCCCGCCTTCTCCTTCTCCCTCTCCCTTGTTGACGTGAGAGAGATAGAAAGACGGTGGAGTAATGATGTGGTGGGTGTGAGTTTGTAACACGAGAAATTGAGGATAAACTCTGAAAATTGGAGAAATTTGGCAAGTTGAGATTATTCGGGTGGAAGTGAGTGAGATCGGTGCGTCGGTGGTTGGTTGGATGCAAGTGCGACGCAATCGGGCATGCCTTCCGT
Above is a window of Malus sylvestris chromosome 15, drMalSylv7.2, whole genome shotgun sequence DNA encoding:
- the LOC126603231 gene encoding uncharacterized protein LOC126603231, with the translated sequence MAATSRGFASPPDFKLTRLRLAFDPHPLPSTATNAARLRDIRKRRRRLSLPMADPPAVTRITCCCSDSVVPIRSGKSLDKAEEWRFDSKKRAQRAAGVPVSAALPFFASSSSSSPAQSRFLSKQEKYYPRCTPRNSGPQSRDSPPKRDTGIANEKEWGISLLNENVNESGTNEDGTTWYRESGEDLGNNGYRCRWTRMGGTSHDASSQWKETWWEKSDWTGYKELGVEKSGRNAEGDSWWETWQEVIHQDEWSNLARIERSAQKQAKSGSENAGWYEKWWEKYDAKGWTEKGAHKYGRLNEQSWWEKWGEHYDGRGSVLKWTDKWAETELGTKWGDKWEEKFFAGIGSRQGETWHVSPSGERWSRTWGEEHFGNGKVHKYGKSTTGESWDIVVDEETYYEAEPHYGWADVVGDSSQLLSIKPRERPPGVYPALDFGSSSPSVDEPPEEFSPQ